TCGTTCATTTCTCCAATATCCCCAATGCCATTCGTGTTCTCGTCCACAATTACATAAGCTAGACTTTCTATGAAAACCAAATTTTCCATTATTTCCATCCATCATAAATCCCTCCTGTGGCGCAGTATTTTCTAAAGAAAGAACCGTGTTTTTATCCAATTCATACCAATAATTGTTCAAATAAAAAGCATATTCTTGTAAATTATATTCAATCAAAGAATCCAAAAAAGGATTATTTCCAATTTCTAAAATAGGTTTTCTATACAGTGAATCTGTTGTGTAAAGACAAAGAGCAGAATCTAGCGTAGTTTTGAATTTCTCAACCTCTTCTTTTTCTATAATTCGTTCGGGTTTGCGTTGTGCCAAAACAGAAGTAGAAAAAATGAATAAAAATAAAATGGAAAGCAGAAAAGATAACTTTGATTGAAAAGAATACATATATTTATTTTGTGAAAAGCATTTTTGAGTTGAATAATTCCACAAATCTAAGCAAAATAATTTAACAACTAAAAAAATAGTTGAATAAATTGTTTTTTTAGTTACTTTTCAATTAGACAAAAAAACTCCTCAAAACGAATATTTCATTTTGAGGAATTATATATTTTCTTCCAAGTAGTTAAGTAATTTCACTTACAACTAACCACTTATAATTTATCACTATTTTTAAAAGTGTTTTTTAAAGAATTTAGAATTTTTAACTTTAGAAGCTGTTGAGCTTACTGTATCTTCAAAACGAGATTCTACATTTGCCATTCTAGTTTTGAAACTTTCTTCTTCTAAAAATGATGGCTTTTCTTCTAAATCAATTTGTTCTTGAAGGCTTTTTGCTACTGGCATAGCAATCCAAAGAGCCAAATAAGCTAAAAGTCCGAATCCATCTAAAAATAAAGTTGCTACAAAAAGCAAACGTACAATAGTTTCATCAATTCCAAAATATTTTGCAATTCCAGAAGCAACACCAGCTACTTTCTTGTCCACCATACTACGCATAAAACGTTTTGTTCTGCCGACTAAAGAAGTAGATTGTTTTTCTTCTACCAATCCTTCTTTTGGATCTTTAGGCATCGCAAGCCAAGAAGCTGCATACAAAGGAATTCCGAAGCCTCCAGCAAAAACACTGGCTACAAAGCCCAAACGCACAAAAGCAGGGTCAATATTGTAATAGGCTGCAATTCCAGAAGCAACACCAGCTACTTTTTTGTCTCTTTTCTGAAGCGTAAATTTCTTACCTACATTACGCAATTCACGTTTAGGTTCAGCTTTTTTGAGTGTTTGCCATTGGTCTTTTCTTTCAAAATATCCCAAATCTAAATCAATTCCTTCTGCAAGAGCAATTTCTTTTGCTGTTCCTACTTGCAAAACCATTAATTCAACATCATTTTTGTCGATTGTTCCTTTATCAATACTCAAACGCTCTAAAAGCACCTCTGCCATACGTGTTTCTATGTCTTCTATAGTAAGCGAATCTTCTGGAAAACAACGTTTCAAATCCATTAAATAGGCTTTCAAAGCAGGATAAGCTGTTTGTTCGACATGAAATGAAATAGAAGCAATATGAACTTCTAAAGTATTGTTGATAGACGAGTGGTTGTGTAGTGGAGGCATGATGGAATAAAGTTAGAATTTAGATTTCAAAATTTAGAACTAATAATTATTTTGAGAGTCTAAATTTTTGAATATGGTTGATTAATAGTTAGTTAGTAATAGGTAATGGCGAAAAATTACAGTTTTGAGTAAAATTATATTTTAGAGGTTGTTATAGTTGTATTACTTCTAAAATCTTAATTTTAACTTTTAAATTGGTTTTACCCTGCTTGTCTTTGTTCTTGTCTGTTCTGATTAGTATTTTCTAAAATAGTAGTGGCAGAAAAAACAAGTTGATGCCAAGAAAGAGTTAGTTCTTTGAGAAATTCGTGTCCATTATCAGTCAATCGGTAGTATTTTCGTGGTGGTCCTCCTGTGGATTCTTGCCAGGCATAAGTAACCAAACCTGATTTATTTAGACGATTTAGAAGTGGATAAAGTGTTCCTTCAACCACTAATAACTGTGCATCTTTCAAATGACGAAGTAAATCTGAAGCATATACTTCTCCATTAGCAATTACATTCAAGACACAGAGTTCTAAGATTCCTTTTCGCATCTGTACTTCAGCGTTTTCTAATGTAATCACATTTTATTGGGTTAAATTTTAATTTTTTTTAGTAGGAATTGAAAGAATTTGAAACACTAACAATGTCCGTATGTCTTCTTATACGAGAGAGTTGAAAAAAGGTTACTATGTTATGCAAGGTAGTAGGTAAAAGATTGTAAAAACCCAATTGCCAATGCCTAAATTACAGATGATTATTAAAGAAGTAAAAAGCAGGGAAATATTTTTTTGCTAAAATTAAACTGTATTTGCAAAAAATAATGTATATTTAGCTAACTTTGAGCAAACTAAATGAGAGTCATCATTTTATTGTTTATGAGTTGATAATTTTCAAAAAACTGAAGAAAATAGAGTTATGTCAAAATCAAATACACCTTTCGGATATATCAAAACATCTATCAATCAGCCTGTCAGCATTCTAAAATATGCTATTGGCGTGATTGCGATTGCTGCTTTGGTGGCTTTTATTTTTAATACAACTCAAGGTTCTGATAAAAAAGATGTAGAGAATACATTTTTATTAGAAGATATTCGCAAAACAAATGAAGAGCATCTAAAGACAATTGCAGATTTACAAAAAGAATTAGACGAAGTAAATAAAAATGCTGCAAAAGTAAAGGAAGAGTTAATCCAAAAACAAGCTCAAATAGACTCAAAGGGCGCACAAATAGATGCTAAAGAAGGAAGTATCGGCACACTTCAAACACAACTTAGTGATTTGAAAAATGATAAAATGCGTTTGCACCAAATCATTGACGAGCGTGGAAGAGAACTTGCACAAATGACAGAACGCAACAAAGAACAAAACGGTCTTTTAGAAACCACACAAGAAAATCTTCAAAAATCACAAGAACAAACACGTCAAGACCAACAAGCCATCAAAAACCTTCAAGAAGAATTACGTGGACTGAATGAAAAAGTAAATATTGCTTATAACCACGAAAAAGACCTTCAAAGTCAAGTCAATAAATTGCTTACTGATTTGAATCAAACTAGAACAGAACTCAATCAGTCAAGAATGGATTTGAGTGATGCAAAAGCTGAATTACGTATTTTGAAAGAACTTCATCCAATGAACAATAATGTTCCTGTTCAGCAAATAACTGTTTCTCAACCTCAAGAAGAAAGTAGTGCCAATGCTCTCAAAATGGTAGCTATTGTTTCTGTAATCGTAATGTTTATTGTCTTTGTAGTTTATATGCTTAGAGACTAGATATTTTTCAAGTAATTATATGTAAAAAGCAACTTTAAAAATGGAGTTGTTTTTTTTGTGTCGCCATTTTTTAGCTATTATGAGCTTAGAAATAGCAAATCTTTTAAAAAATCAAGTTTTGCAACTCTTTTTTCATCTAAAAAAAATCAATCTTTACCGAGTAGAGTAATTTGTTCGTCGATTGCTCTTTAGTTGTTATGTATGATTTTTTGCAAATATAGGTTGCTTCTTTCTATCTTTATAAAAACACAAATTAGGCTTTCAACCCTATTTTATAGCTTATTATGAGTAAAACAGCTAGTTTTATCTAATAAACTATCTACCTATAGTCTCTTATTTGATTGATTATTTAATTCGTTGTTTGAGTTTTTAGGCTACTTAATGAGTGTAAGCATTATAATCAAAAAGGTATAGTTCTTGAAAGTTTGATAGTAGCTTATCTCTACTAGATAATGTGCTAATTTTAGATTTATTCTATACTCTAATTTGGAAGTAGGCTAACATTCTATAAACCTACTATTCTTATTCTATTCTCATTTGATATCAAGATTTTACGCATATGAATTATACTACTCCAACTAACGAAGAAAAAAATATAGAAAAAATACAGCAAGAACTAGAATTAGAGCTAGAATCTAATTCAATTCATGATGATTTGAATACAGAAAATTTGAACATAGATAATTCATCTATTACAAACAATAAAGTTGATTCTATTTCAGACTTGCCAAATGAAAGTCCGATTGCCTTTGATAAATCGGCTATTTTGCCTTTAGAAGAATTAGAAGTAAATTACGAATGGATTAGCACAAACGAGCAATTTAATCAAACCCACACACAATTACATGTCTCAGAAGATTTGGATGCAGAATCTGATTATCTTGATGAGTCATCTACCTTATCAAAAAAATCTTCCCTATCAGATATGAAATCCAAATCTAATTTATTTTTAGGAATTATACTCTCATTAGTTGGAGCATTAGGAGCAGCCTACACGTGGGGCAAAACAACTATGCTTATAGACGAATATATCGAACAACATCACTATGCTTTTATGGCTATCTTAGTTGGTCTTTTAGCAGCACTAGGAATGAGAATTGGAGGTAGGGGGCATCGTCCTATTTTTGGAATAATGACTATTTTAATTACCATTTTAGGATTCTTTATAGGCAATGTATTAGCAGCTGTCGAACCTATCGTACAAAGTTTTCAACTTTCTTATATAGAAACCTTTACTACTTTTGATATTTCTCATTTGTGGGGATTCTTAAAAGACCGTTTTGAATATGTAGATATTGCATTTTATGTTCTTGGATTATTTTTCGCTTATTATTTTTCTTTCAGTAAGCCAAAACATTTATTTAGATAAAATATATTCTCTCAATTGTAGCAATAAGCATTTTACTTTATAGAGGTAGAATGCTTTTTTTTGTAGCTTTGTTTTTTCATTTTAAAATAAAGAAAAAAGTAAGATACAACTTCAAAAATTTCCCTTCTCAACTCATTTTTTGTGATTTCTCATGTTATACTATCTATTTCGTTTTTTGCGTGAACAGTTCGAACTTTCTGGAGCAGGTCTTTTTCAGTATATTAGTTTTCGTGCTATGTTGGCAGCTTTTTTATCACTTTTGATTAGTGTTGTTTTTGGTAAAAAAATAATTCTCTTTCTTCAAAAACAGCAAATTGGAGAAACTGTCAGAGATTTAGGACTCAAGGGTGAAAACCTAAAAGCAGGAACGCCCACTATGGGGGGAGTAATTATTTTGGCTGCCACACTTATTCCTACACTCCTTTTGGCTCAACTCCATAATATCTATATTTTACTTCTCATTATTTCTACTATTTGGCTTGGGATAATTGGTTTTGTAGATGATTATATAAAAGTAATCCGTAAAAATAAAGCAGGACTTTCAGGAAAGTTTAAGATTTTAGGACAAGTAGGAATAGGAATTTTGATTGGTATAGCTATGTATTACCACCCTGATGTTTTGATGAGAGAATTCAGTACAGGTATAAATGCTGCTGATGATTATACTAGTTATGTAAACTCTAGTTATGAAGATATAAAGTCTCTGAAAACGACTATTCCATTTATTAAAAACAATGAATTGGATTACAGAACACTTGTTCCCGACTTTCTAGGAGAATATGGCGTAATAATTTTTTATATTCTTGTAGTTACTTTCATTATTACAGCCGTTTCGAATGGTGCAAACCTAACAGATGGCTTAGATGGACTAGCAGCAGGAACAACAGCCATTATTGCCACTGCTTTGAGTGTTTTTGCCTATGTTTCAGGAAATTTAATCTTTGCAGATTATCTCAATATTATGTATTTACCTAACACAGGTGAAGTTGTTATTTTTTGTGCTGCTTTTATGGGGGCGTGTATTGGATTTTTGTGGTATAACTCTTTTCCTGCACAAGTTTTTATGGGAGATACAGGAAGTCTTTCATTAGGTGGAATTATTGCTGTTTTGGCAATTACGCTTCGAAAAGAACTTATGATTCCGATTCTTTGTGGTGTATTTTTGATAGAAAATTTATCTGTAATGATGCAAGTAGCCTATTTTAAATATACAAAAAAGAAATTTGGAGAAGGCAGACGTATTTTCTTGATGTCGCCTCTTCATCATCATTATCAGAAAAAAGGATTGCACGAAGTAAAAATTGTTACTCGTTTTTGGATTGCAGGAATTTTACTTGTCATTGTGGCTTTAGCAACTCTCAAGATTAGATAAAAAATATCTCTCATTCATTTATAATTTATAATTCATCATTTATAATTTAATACATAATGGTACTTGCTCTCTTTCGTTTTTTATTTCGTTTTCGTGGTTGGAAAATTGTTCATAGTGAAGAAGTGACAAAAGAAGTATTAGAACGTTGCGTAATTATTGCAGCTCCACATACCACTAACTGGGATGCCGTTTATACAATTGCATGGTTTGATATTGCAAATATAAACTGGCGTTTTACTATCAAGAAAGAATGGATAAAACCTCCTTTTGGCAATATGTTATTAAAAATGGGAGCAATAGGAATAGATAGAACTCCAAAAAAAATAGGAGAAGAGCGTCCATCAATGGTACAAGCAATGGCAAATCTTTTTACAGAAAATAAAAAACTAGCTGTTGTTTTTACACCTGAAGCGACACGCAATAAAGTAACAGAATGGAAAATGGGTTTTTATCATGCTGCTAAATTAGCCAATGTGCCAATTGCACTTGGTTACTTGGATTACAAAAAAAGAGAAGCAGGAGTTACAAAATTAGTCATGCCAACTGATGATATGGAAGCTGATTTGAAAATAATCATGGATTTTTACAAAGATAAAATAGGTAAGTTTCCAGAAAAATTTTCAGTTGATTTGAGGTATGTCTAATTTCTAAATTTACTCAAACTTGTATATAAAAAATCCTTATCAATGCTTTATAACTAACTATTGATAAGGATTTGAAAAATTATTTTTTGTTTACCATCGCAGATTTAGCTTGGTCTGTGGGTAAAATCAAGACATCAGCAATATTGACGTGAGCAGGTCTGCTAACTACAAAATAAATTAGTTCTGCTATATCTTGTGCTGTGAGTGGCGTATAGTTTTGATACACTTTTTCAGCTCTTTTTTCATCGTTTTTGAAGCGAACCTTTGAAAATTCTGTTTCTACTAATCCCGGTTTTACTTCACTTACTTTGATATTTTCTTTTAGTAAATCGATTCTCATGCTTTCACTAAGCATTGCAACGGCTGATTTGGTGGCACAATACACATTTCCATTTGCATACGAATCAATACCAGCAATCGAACCGATATTTATAATCTGTCCTTTATTTTTTTCTGACCTTGTGTCATTTAATAATTTTGGTAAAATTGCTCTCGTTACGTACAAAAGTCCTTTTATGTTTAGGTCAATCATTGCATCCCAATCATCTAAATTTCCTTCCTGAATAGGAGAAAGTCCGTGGGCATTTCCTGCATTATTGATGAGAATATCTATATTTTGGAAATCTTTTCCAAGAGAATCAATAGCTTTTTTCACTTCTTCTCTATTACTGACATCAAAAGCAAGTGTATTTACTTTTACTTTTTGAGATAATTCTTTTTCTAGTTCTTGAAGCCTTTCGGTTCTTCTTCCACAAAGAATAAGGTCAATATTATTATCTGCAAAAATATGTGCTGTGGCAAGTCCAATTCCTGAAGTTGCGCCTGTGATGAATGCGAGCATAATGAAAATGGTAAATTGTGAGTGGTAAATGAATTGCTAACCAATGAAAGTAACTTGAGTTTTTAATTCTTTTCAAAACTAGTAACTGATTACTGCTAACTGCTAACTGATTTGGGTTTGATTTTTTCAGCCAAAAGATACAAAACAGCCATTCTGATAGCTACACCATTTTCTACTTGATTGAGAATAATAGAATGCTCAGAATCAGCTACATCGCTATCAATTTCGACACCTCTATTGATAGGACCTGGGTGCATAATGACAATTTCTTTATTGAGAGAATCTAATAACTCCTTATTTATGCCATAATAAAGCGAATATTCACGCAGAGAAGGAATATTTTTTACATCCTGTCTTTCTAGCTGAATACGCAAAACATTTGCAACATCACACCATTCTAAGGTTTCTCTGAGGTTATAACTCACTTTTACACCTAATTGATTTATAAATTTTGGAATAAGTGTAGGCATCCCACAAAGCATCACTTCTGCACCTAGTTTTTGAAGTGCAAAAATATTAGAAAGAGCTACTCTTGAATGCGAAATATCTCCGATAATGGCCACTTTTTTTCCTGCTACTTCTCCTAATTTTTCTCTAATCGAAAAGGTATCTAAGAGTGCTTGTGTTGGATGCTCATGTGTTCCATCTCCTGCATTTACGATAGCAGCCTTAATATGTTTGGATAAAAAGTGAGGCGCACCTGCACTAGAATGACGCATCACAATCATATCTACTTTCATTGCCAAAATATTATTGACTGTATCAAGAAGCGTTTCTCCTTTAGAAACAGAACTATTACTAGCTGAAAAATTAACAACATCAGCAGAAAGACGTTTTTGAGCTAGTTCGAAAGAAATACGAGTACGAGTAGAATTTTCAAAAAAAACATTAGCAATCGTAATATCACGTAAGGAAGGTACTTTTTTGATAGGACGATTAATGACTTCCTTAAACTGCTCTGCCATTTCAAAAATATGCAAAATATCAGCTTGGGTAAGGTCTTTTATTCCTAATAAATGATTGACACTCAGACTCATAAAAACAATTATAAATGATAAATTATGAATGATTAGATTCTTTATAAATTTTGTTACAACCTTCTATTTTAATTTGGTCTGTAGTGAATTTCTGACTAAATTTAAATAATCTCTCTTACCAACATCCCTCATTTGTGAAACTAAAATCATATAAAATCAAGGGCTAATTATTAATTATAATTAACCCTACAAAAGTATCACAAATTTATAAGCCTTAAAAATGAATCTATTAAAAAAATTAGATTCATCAAGTCAATTTTAGTGGATTTTTTCAATAGAAAAGTAAAAATTCAAAAAATAAAATGATTATTTTTTATTAAATTTAGAATTCTTTGTATAGTAATAATTTTATTACTAATTTATCAGAACAATCTTAACTATAAACTTTCTGTCAAAATCTGCCCCTAAATTAATGCAAACGCAAAAACCTATTCTATTTACAGGAGCTTTTTGTTCACAACAAGAATGGATAGACACTATTTTGTCTACTTTTCCTTCTATGCGTTATCTTCCTTATTTTTTTTCTCCTAAAAGTGAAACAAGAAGTGTTTTTTCTTTTGAAAGTGAATATCCCTATATAGACCCTTCAAAAGATAATTCTTATGCGTCTTTTATGACTGAATTTATAAGTCCTAAAAAAATAGAGCAAGAAAGTCCAAAAGGAGCATTTAGTAGTAGTTTTAAACAGCTTTATCATCGTTTTGTAGATAAATATCAAATCAGTAAAGAAACTAAAAAAGAAATTCGTCCACTTATTTATGATAAACATGGTTTTTTTTTAGCAGAATGGTTATACAAACATTATCAGACTGATGTAGTCATTTTGATTCAGCATCCATTAAGTTTTGTGTATAACTGGATAGAAAACAAGAAAAATACAGATATTGACACATTATTTTCCTCAAAAATTGCCTCCTATGCTCCAAATACTTTAGAACGTATTATTTTAGAAAAGCAAGAAAATAGATTTGAATCTCTTCAAGAATGGGAAAAAGCAGTAAGAGTGTGGCTTGTTTTTGCAGAAACTATATTATATTATCAACTCAATTATCCAGATTGGTTGTTTTTTAGATATGAAGATTTTAGAGAAACTCCAGAACGAACAGTTACAGATATTTGTGATATGTTGGATTTAGATTATACGACAGAGTTTCTGAATAAATTTGAAGCTACAAAACAAATTCGTAGTCAAGATGCAGAGCAAATAAATGCAGATTATATCAAGGCATTAATCAATGAAACACAAGAATATTTGACTCATTTTTATCCTAGAAATATCATAGGCAAAAGTATGTTTAGATAGCTAGAATTAAAAAACATAGTTGATTAGATTTCAGGCTAATAAAAAAGCAGCTTAATTATTATCAAGCTGCTTTTTTATTTTATAATCTAAATTGGGCAGAAACACGAATCCCCCATTTACTGACATCATCTTTATCTAAATAAGTAAGACGATGAACGGCTTGTACTCTAACAAACCTAAAAATATTGCTAACTCCATAACTTACCTCTGCGTAAGGTGTTGCTCCCAAACTTCCAAACTTAGGAACAGGAACTCCATCTGAATCTGTATCAGGTATCAAATCAATGTTTTTCTGACTTACATTTCCAACTAACATATTTCCTTCTACAAAAGTTCTCCATTTGAGTCTTCTCATCAATGGAATTCTATTCAATAAAAATCCATTAAAATCGTGGATAACATTGATTGAAGCATATTTATCACTTACAAACTCAAAGTAGTTCATCAAATTGAATGAAAGTTGATTATAAAAAGGTGTTTCATTGCCCAAATGTGACTCTAAAAGTGGATAAGGAAGTGTAGAAGGCGTAAAACCAGCACTAATAAAATAGTCTGTACGTCCAAAAATACCCAAACGAAATGAGTGTTCTAAACGAGTAGAAAACTTATGGTATTCTAAATCTCCTCCTAAAAAGTCTCCTAAACCTCTAATATAACGAAATTTAAAAACAGGATAATTGCTATTAATCACAACTCTAGCCATTTCACCATTGATATAACGCTCTTTAAAACCAATTCTAACTTCAGCCATTACTTCAGAAACTGTAAAATCACGATGACGAATTTCTAAGTTTTCTGGGTCAAAAAACTCAAAGTTAAATAAAGGATCATAATTTTGATTGCGATATGTAACTTTTGAGGTAATACCTTTTACAATATCTGTCTGAATATCAATACTACTCTGTCTGTGGTAAAAAGGACGGTTTCTATCTAAATTTCCCACACGACTGAAAGCCATAAAAAGATAGTTATCACTAGAACGAAAGTCTTCATTAAATAAAGCAACTTGTTGAAGGTCATATTGATGAGCTACACTAATTACTGTCCAAGGATTTCGATTAGCAATATATCTTATTTTACCTCTATACTTCCATTTTTCGTCTCCAAAACCGTATGCTATTCCAGTAGAAAACTGAAATTTATTGCTAAAATCTACATTTGTTCGTACATTAATCATGGCACGGCTTCCTTCAATATTATTATTTGAATAAAGTGTAAGTAGTGTTCCTACATCTACTTTTCCAATATCTTTATAGCCATTGATAAGTAAATCAGCAATTTCAATATAACTTTTTACCATTGGCAAATTACTAATCGTATCAATCATTGCATAAACGGTCTGTTCGCTCGCTGTGAGTGAATCATGCCTATTTTTCTGCCAAAATTCATCTGTCGAATTGGTAGCTTCTTGATCTACCACAATAGCATCTTTATAAAACTTGAGATCTCTAGGTTTATTGATTACAATATTTTCTGCTGAACTATATGACTTTAAAAGCATTCCAGCCCATTGATCATTTATCTGACCTACATCAACTAAAATACGTGTTTTGACAGGAAGCCAAGCTGTTTCTTTGTCTTCTTCAATTCGCTTTAAATCTTGTTGAATTTTTATTTTTTCAATAAAGTTGAGGTTTGCTGCCTTTGGAACAGTTACATCAATGCGCTTTAAAGCAAAAGTAGAGTCATCTGTTATCCACATTGTACCTGTAAAGGCTAAATCTTCTTTTCGTTTAGGTTGAAAATCAATACGATAACACCAAATATCATCAATTTCGGTGCGTTCTTGTAATTCATAATCATAAAACAATCTCCAACTTTCAGAAATGGGAGAAACAAAATCTTTTCCTGCAATCTGAATCCAACTTTCATAAAAATTATAATCTTGAAAAGAAGAACCTACAAGTTGTGAGACAATGCTTCCGTCATCTACACCAACGCCTTTAATACGTGTTTTTTCTATTTCTTCTTTTCTTTTAATAGGACTATCTCTATAATAATATTTAGAAATAGTTTCTGAAATAAATAGTGGCAAAATTGGTTTTCCATCTTCTCCTGCCAAATTTTCAACACTATCAACTACTCCAATAATTTGTTTAACCAGTTTTTTTTCTTTGAATTTATCAGAAATATTATCTACATCAAGTTCTACTTTCGAATAAGCATCATATTCATAAGCAGAAAGACGACGTTTGTCATTTTCAGATTTATGGTCTAATAAACCTCTTAAATATTCCCAAGCAGGATTTTCTCGTTTCCCAGAAGTAACCACAATTGCTTTTAGAGTTTCTTCAGAAGAAGCAAGCTGATAATCAATATTTTGAGTAGCTCCTTTTTTAACTGCTTTTTTTCTAGTTTGATAACTTACATACGAAACCACAAGCGAATCAGTAGCTTTATCGGTTTCTATTTTATAAAATCCATCAAAATCTGTGGTTGTTCCTATGGTTGTTCCATCAAAATAAACATTTGCAAAAGGAACTCCATCACCTGTTTCGGCATCAGTAACTTTTCCTGTAACAACCGTTTTTTGAGAAAAAGCAGAAAAACCAATTAATAATAAACTAAAAAGCAAGAAAGTTCTAAGTAAGAAAACCTTGGGGAATAAATTTCTTTTTTCAGAAAAAACAAAGTAAAAAACAGTATTCATAAGATAGTAGAGAGAAAAGGTAAAATAAGATTGCAAAAATACAATTTCTTTTTTTAATTAAGATAAAGTAATTTTATATTGAATTTAGATTTTAGAGTGCAATGTTTGAGTGTGATAAGAGTTATAGAACGATAAAGTGATTTTAGAAGTTTTTGATAATGTCATTTATTTTTTCTAGTAACTTAGTTTGCATTAAATTTGTCTTAACGAATCTATTACAAATTTAGATATAGATAACAACACTAAATTTGTATTTACATTGTTAAATGTATAAAACTAATTTTGTATTAGGTAAAAAAATCTGATAAATAATAGTTATATTCATATAAACTGATAGTTTATATTTTGGCTGTTGAATTAGGAAAAATTATGAACTACCAAAGCAGTGAAGCCAATTACGATTGTAATTCAAATGACTATCTTAATTAACTCCTATTACTACAAAGTCAAAATACTATTA
This is a stretch of genomic DNA from Bernardetia sp. MNP-M8. It encodes these proteins:
- a CDS encoding PspC domain-containing protein — encoded protein: MPPLHNHSSINNTLEVHIASISFHVEQTAYPALKAYLMDLKRCFPEDSLTIEDIETRMAEVLLERLSIDKGTIDKNDVELMVLQVGTAKEIALAEGIDLDLGYFERKDQWQTLKKAEPKRELRNVGKKFTLQKRDKKVAGVASGIAAYYNIDPAFVRLGFVASVFAGGFGIPLYAASWLAMPKDPKEGLVEEKQSTSLVGRTKRFMRSMVDKKVAGVASGIAKYFGIDETIVRLLFVATLFLDGFGLLAYLALWIAMPVAKSLQEQIDLEEKPSFLEEESFKTRMANVESRFEDTVSSTASKVKNSKFFKKHF
- a CDS encoding PadR family transcriptional regulator, producing the protein MTLENAEVQMRKGILELCVLNVIANGEVYASDLLRHLKDAQLLVVEGTLYPLLNRLNKSGLVTYAWQESTGGPPRKYYRLTDNGHEFLKELTLSWHQLVFSATTILENTNQNRQEQRQAG
- the mraY gene encoding phospho-N-acetylmuramoyl-pentapeptide-transferase; protein product: MLYYLFRFLREQFELSGAGLFQYISFRAMLAAFLSLLISVVFGKKIILFLQKQQIGETVRDLGLKGENLKAGTPTMGGVIILAATLIPTLLLAQLHNIYILLLIISTIWLGIIGFVDDYIKVIRKNKAGLSGKFKILGQVGIGILIGIAMYYHPDVLMREFSTGINAADDYTSYVNSSYEDIKSLKTTIPFIKNNELDYRTLVPDFLGEYGVIIFYILVVTFIITAVSNGANLTDGLDGLAAGTTAIIATALSVFAYVSGNLIFADYLNIMYLPNTGEVVIFCAAFMGACIGFLWYNSFPAQVFMGDTGSLSLGGIIAVLAITLRKELMIPILCGVFLIENLSVMMQVAYFKYTKKKFGEGRRIFLMSPLHHHYQKKGLHEVKIVTRFWIAGILLVIVALATLKIR
- a CDS encoding 1-acyl-sn-glycerol-3-phosphate acyltransferase encodes the protein MVLALFRFLFRFRGWKIVHSEEVTKEVLERCVIIAAPHTTNWDAVYTIAWFDIANINWRFTIKKEWIKPPFGNMLLKMGAIGIDRTPKKIGEERPSMVQAMANLFTENKKLAVVFTPEATRNKVTEWKMGFYHAAKLANVPIALGYLDYKKREAGVTKLVMPTDDMEADLKIIMDFYKDKIGKFPEKFSVDLRYV
- a CDS encoding SDR family NAD(P)-dependent oxidoreductase, with protein sequence MLAFITGATSGIGLATAHIFADNNIDLILCGRRTERLQELEKELSQKVKVNTLAFDVSNREEVKKAIDSLGKDFQNIDILINNAGNAHGLSPIQEGNLDDWDAMIDLNIKGLLYVTRAILPKLLNDTRSEKNKGQIINIGSIAGIDSYANGNVYCATKSAVAMLSESMRIDLLKENIKVSEVKPGLVETEFSKVRFKNDEKRAEKVYQNYTPLTAQDIAELIYFVVSRPAHVNIADVLILPTDQAKSAMVNKK
- a CDS encoding aspartate carbamoyltransferase catalytic subunit translates to MSLSVNHLLGIKDLTQADILHIFEMAEQFKEVINRPIKKVPSLRDITIANVFFENSTRTRISFELAQKRLSADVVNFSASNSSVSKGETLLDTVNNILAMKVDMIVMRHSSAGAPHFLSKHIKAAIVNAGDGTHEHPTQALLDTFSIREKLGEVAGKKVAIIGDISHSRVALSNIFALQKLGAEVMLCGMPTLIPKFINQLGVKVSYNLRETLEWCDVANVLRIQLERQDVKNIPSLREYSLYYGINKELLDSLNKEIVIMHPGPINRGVEIDSDVADSEHSIILNQVENGVAIRMAVLYLLAEKIKPKSVSS
- a CDS encoding DUF5686 family protein, giving the protein MNTVFYFVFSEKRNLFPKVFLLRTFLLFSLLLIGFSAFSQKTVVTGKVTDAETGDGVPFANVYFDGTTIGTTTDFDGFYKIETDKATDSLVVSYVSYQTRKKAVKKGATQNIDYQLASSEETLKAIVVTSGKRENPAWEYLRGLLDHKSENDKRRLSAYEYDAYSKVELDVDNISDKFKEKKLVKQIIGVVDSVENLAGEDGKPILPLFISETISKYYYRDSPIKRKEEIEKTRIKGVGVDDGSIVSQLVGSSFQDYNFYESWIQIAGKDFVSPISESWRLFYDYELQERTEIDDIWCYRIDFQPKRKEDLAFTGTMWITDDSTFALKRIDVTVPKAANLNFIEKIKIQQDLKRIEEDKETAWLPVKTRILVDVGQINDQWAGMLLKSYSSAENIVINKPRDLKFYKDAIVVDQEATNSTDEFWQKNRHDSLTASEQTVYAMIDTISNLPMVKSYIEIADLLINGYKDIGKVDVGTLLTLYSNNNIEGSRAMINVRTNVDFSNKFQFSTGIAYGFGDEKWKYRGKIRYIANRNPWTVISVAHQYDLQQVALFNEDFRSSDNYLFMAFSRVGNLDRNRPFYHRQSSIDIQTDIVKGITSKVTYRNQNYDPLFNFEFFDPENLEIRHRDFTVSEVMAEVRIGFKERYINGEMARVVINSNYPVFKFRYIRGLGDFLGGDLEYHKFSTRLEHSFRLGIFGRTDYFISAGFTPSTLPYPLLESHLGNETPFYNQLSFNLMNYFEFVSDKYASINVIHDFNGFLLNRIPLMRRLKWRTFVEGNMLVGNVSQKNIDLIPDTDSDGVPVPKFGSLGATPYAEVSYGVSNIFRFVRVQAVHRLTYLDKDDVSKWGIRVSAQFRL